The following proteins come from a genomic window of Halorussus halophilus:
- a CDS encoding plastocyanin/azurin family copper-binding protein: MKRRDFLMAASGVAGGTAAGAAPAGAQETTTSPGNSTASGNTTTAANGTASGNTTAPNGTAGGNQSAPQSGGGGGPTETVAVGPGGSLKFEPAELTIAPGTTVKWVWEGDNHNVVPESQPDGAGWEGTAGGASKTYNTGHEYSFTFQQTGEYSYFCQPHKTAGMTGTITVQEGGASSGGGHAEQDPEHMGVPFQAHYVGIATLLMMVVSLVYTFFTLKYGESPHTSGSNR; the protein is encoded by the coding sequence ATGAAGAGGCGGGACTTTCTGATGGCAGCCAGCGGTGTTGCTGGTGGTACAGCCGCAGGTGCGGCACCCGCCGGTGCGCAGGAGACGACTACGTCTCCCGGCAACAGCACGGCATCTGGCAACACCACGACCGCTGCCAATGGAACGGCGAGCGGAAACACGACCGCTCCGAACGGCACAGCGGGGGGCAACCAGTCGGCTCCCCAGAGTGGCGGCGGTGGCGGCCCGACGGAGACAGTAGCAGTCGGCCCCGGTGGCAGTCTCAAGTTCGAGCCTGCCGAGTTGACTATCGCGCCCGGCACCACGGTCAAGTGGGTCTGGGAAGGCGACAACCACAACGTCGTCCCCGAGAGCCAACCTGACGGCGCGGGTTGGGAAGGCACGGCGGGCGGGGCGAGCAAGACGTACAACACGGGCCACGAGTACTCCTTTACGTTCCAACAGACGGGCGAGTACTCGTACTTCTGTCAGCCACACAAGACGGCGGGCATGACCGGTACCATCACCGTCCAAGAAGGGGGCGCGTCCTCCGGCGGTGGCCACGCGGAGCAGGACCCCGAACACATGGGAGTGCCGTTTCAGGCCCACTACGTCGGGATTGCGACCCTCCTGATGATGGTCGTCTCGCTCGTGTACACGTTCTTCACCCTGAAGTACGGCGAATCGCCCCACACAAGCGGGAGTAACAGATAA
- a CDS encoding DUF7318 family protein, with translation MSSTGSTYGDIHRYEPARESTAAAIAIVLLTVVEVVFVGLFTYGLVGGWGYTAVGNMYLGFVLAIIFIDLAFILLLYRKEFLPDVMVVKKRRRKWEDLYVREDQLEDSDTMGKAWDQLKRAVYPYYKR, from the coding sequence ATGTCATCCACAGGCTCAACGTACGGCGACATCCACCGCTACGAACCGGCACGCGAGAGTACCGCGGCGGCAATCGCCATCGTGTTGCTCACGGTCGTCGAGGTCGTGTTCGTCGGCTTGTTCACCTACGGATTGGTCGGGGGCTGGGGGTACACCGCAGTCGGTAACATGTACCTCGGCTTCGTCCTCGCGATCATCTTCATCGACCTCGCGTTCATCCTCCTGCTGTACCGCAAGGAGTTCCTCCCGGACGTGATGGTCGTCAAGAAGCGCCGACGCAAGTGGGAAGACCTCTACGTCCGCGAAGACCAACTGGAAGACAGCGACACGATGGGTAAGGCGTGGGACCAACTCAAACGCGCAGTGTATCCCTACTACAAGCGATAA
- a CDS encoding ubiquinol-cytochrome c reductase iron-sulfur subunit has protein sequence MAEDDKYPQSTGRRRFVKGVVGSASLAGIGTGAATALNSATAPSGSGGGITEYMAMENTAGPAPRGMPQVPIEIDSEGYLKGVWPEVKEKTQQGRTIKVAETNMGGVTYSSEWFQYCGVQTYPGVAPEADQDNFLRYVGNSKFEWQNETVEKGQKVHIDDFKDYESWGNGIGSSGVGKPALATWRSQDVPPANTMVVQVIRSTNVEKMAKQDEWINASTEKGFIGNLNKCTHFCCVPSFKGLAGSAGSGAEDMIYCQCHQSVYDPFNVIKKSFVALPRPESE, from the coding sequence ATGGCAGAAGACGACAAATATCCACAGAGTACAGGTCGTCGCCGCTTCGTGAAAGGCGTCGTCGGCAGCGCGTCCCTCGCAGGTATCGGGACCGGTGCCGCGACGGCTCTCAACTCCGCCACGGCACCCTCCGGTAGTGGTGGCGGTATCACGGAGTACATGGCGATGGAGAACACGGCCGGCCCCGCACCGCGCGGGATGCCGCAGGTACCTATCGAAATCGACTCGGAAGGCTACCTGAAGGGCGTCTGGCCCGAAGTCAAAGAGAAGACCCAGCAGGGTCGGACCATCAAGGTGGCCGAGACGAACATGGGTGGCGTCACCTACTCCAGCGAGTGGTTCCAGTACTGCGGCGTCCAGACGTACCCCGGCGTCGCACCCGAGGCCGACCAGGACAACTTCCTGCGCTACGTCGGCAACTCGAAGTTCGAGTGGCAGAACGAGACCGTCGAGAAGGGTCAGAAGGTCCACATCGACGACTTCAAAGACTACGAGTCGTGGGGCAACGGCATCGGCAGTAGCGGCGTTGGCAAGCCCGCATTGGCGACGTGGCGGTCCCAAGACGTGCCACCGGCGAACACGATGGTCGTCCAGGTCATCCGCTCGACGAACGTCGAGAAGATGGCGAAACAGGACGAGTGGATCAACGCGAGTACCGAGAAAGGCTTCATCGGTAACCTGAACAAGTGTACGCACTTCTGTTGCGTGCCGTCGTTCAAGGGACTGGCTGGCTCCGCTGGCTCTGGTGCGGAAGACATGATTTACTGTCAGTGCCACCAGTCGGTGTACGACCCGTTCAACGTCATCAAGAAGTCGTTCGTCGCGCTCCCGCGACCGGAGAGTGAGTAA